Proteins from a genomic interval of Bacillus alveayuensis:
- a CDS encoding gas vesicle protein (product_source=COG4980; cath_funfam=1.10.287.950; cog=COG4980; smart=SM00496; superfamily=58104; transmembrane_helix_parts=Inside_1_6,TMhelix_7_24,Outside_25_109) — protein sequence MGNKNKLLKGVLLGALVGAAISLLDKKTRDHIKDIGIKTTEQMKHYVQNPSEASNAVKNKISEAKQTLRHVSDDLSFINEKVKELKELTPQLIELIEETKERIQKNYHE from the coding sequence ATGGGAAATAAAAATAAATTATTAAAAGGGGTGCTGCTTGGCGCTCTAGTTGGGGCTGCGATTTCATTATTGGACAAAAAAACTCGCGATCATATAAAGGATATCGGAATAAAAACGACGGAACAAATGAAACACTATGTGCAAAATCCATCGGAAGCTTCTAATGCTGTAAAAAATAAAATAAGTGAAGCCAAACAAACACTTCGTCATGTTTCAGACGATTTATCATTTATCAATGAAAAAGTAAAAGAGCTAAAAGAGCTTACTCCTCAATTGATCGAGCTTATAGAGGAAACAAAAGAGAGAATCCAAAAAAATTACCATGAATAA
- a CDS encoding putative OsmC-like protein (product_source=COG1765; cath_funfam=3.30.300.20; cog=COG1765; pfam=PF02566; superfamily=82784), with product MEFKMKEVGFTTNFEYGELHVAGDEKYGFRPFQLMVSAIAVCSGGVLRKILQKKRIDIEDITIQADVERNEEKANRIEKIHLHYLIKGNNLDKTQIHKSIELARKNCPMVQSVEGSIIIVETFELVQ from the coding sequence ATGGAATTTAAAATGAAAGAAGTCGGTTTTACAACGAATTTTGAATATGGGGAGCTTCATGTAGCAGGAGATGAAAAGTATGGCTTCCGACCTTTTCAATTAATGGTATCGGCGATTGCTGTATGCAGCGGTGGTGTTCTTCGGAAAATTTTACAAAAAAAACGTATTGACATTGAGGATATAACCATTCAAGCAGATGTTGAACGAAATGAGGAAAAAGCAAATCGGATCGAGAAAATTCATCTTCATTACTTAATTAAGGGAAATAACCTAGACAAAACCCAAATACATAAATCAATTGAATTAGCTCGAAAAAATTGTCCAATGGTTCAATCCGTTGAAGGAAGCATTATCATAGTGGAAACATTTGAATTAGTTCAATAA
- a CDS encoding Xaa-Pro dipeptidase (product_source=KO:K01271; cath_funfam=3.40.350.10,3.90.230.10; cog=COG0006; ko=KO:K01271; pfam=PF00557,PF01321; superfamily=55920) — protein sequence MGYQQRIQKAQQLLEEENIEALIVTSPPNFFYFSGTWLDSHERLQAIVIKKSGPPIMVIHEMAKEEIRNLSLFESIFWKDGEHSIEILNSNLPKSGIVSIDNQWPSQNLIQLMRLNHNIHFVESTNVIGKLRLYKDQLEIELLRKSGSIADDVMEKAIAFIEPGKTEIEVVNEIKRLFKTHNVETLSFPPIVGAGKNGAIPHHQADETIISEGDMVVIDLGGIKDHYCSDMTRTIVVGKKVSDEMKEIYNIVKLAQEEAVKAVKPGVPIKEIDKKARDIITKAGYGKQFTHRTGHGIGIEVHEEPFITNKNMQLLEEGMVISIEPGIYIDGKFGVRIENIVLVTKDGCESFNHYTRELICKC from the coding sequence TTGGGATATCAACAACGTATTCAAAAAGCTCAGCAATTATTGGAAGAAGAAAATATAGAGGCACTAATCGTGACATCACCACCAAATTTCTTTTATTTCAGTGGAACATGGTTAGATTCGCATGAAAGATTGCAAGCCATTGTAATTAAAAAATCAGGACCACCAATCATGGTTATTCATGAAATGGCCAAAGAAGAAATTAGAAACCTTTCCTTATTCGAGTCAATATTCTGGAAAGATGGTGAACACTCGATAGAAATATTAAATAGTAACTTACCTAAATCAGGTATTGTGTCGATAGATAACCAGTGGCCGAGCCAAAACTTAATACAGTTAATGCGACTGAATCACAATATTCACTTTGTAGAAAGCACTAATGTCATAGGAAAGTTGAGACTATATAAAGATCAGTTAGAAATAGAGTTATTGAGAAAATCAGGATCCATAGCAGATGATGTAATGGAAAAGGCAATAGCTTTTATTGAACCTGGCAAAACAGAGATTGAAGTTGTTAATGAAATTAAGAGATTGTTTAAGACACATAATGTTGAGACATTATCTTTTCCACCGATTGTTGGAGCAGGGAAAAACGGAGCTATTCCTCATCATCAGGCGGACGAAACAATAATATCAGAAGGAGATATGGTAGTTATTGATCTAGGCGGAATAAAGGATCACTATTGTTCTGATATGACTAGAACTATAGTAGTTGGAAAAAAAGTTAGTGATGAAATGAAAGAAATATATAACATTGTTAAGTTAGCCCAAGAGGAAGCAGTTAAAGCAGTTAAACCGGGAGTTCCTATAAAAGAAATTGATAAAAAAGCAAGGGATATTATAACTAAAGCAGGCTACGGAAAGCAATTTACACATAGGACAGGACATGGAATAGGAATAGAAGTCCATGAAGAACCTTTTATAACAAATAAAAATATGCAACTCCTTGAAGAAGGAATGGTTATAAGTATAGAACCAGGAATTTACATTGATGGAAAGTTCGGAGTAAGAATTGAAAATATTGTGTTAGTGACAAAAGACGGGTGTGAGTCTTTCAATCATTATACACGTGAACTAATTTGCAAATGTTAA
- a CDS encoding membrane protein (product_source=KO:K07058; cog=COG1295; ko=KO:K07058; pfam=PF03631; tigrfam=TIGR00765; transmembrane_helix_parts=Inside_1_29,TMhelix_30_52,Outside_53_90,TMhelix_91_113,Inside_114_124,TMhelix_125_147,Outside_148_150,TMhelix_151_173,Inside_174_179,TMhelix_180_197,Outside_198_206,TMhelix_207_229,Inside_230_240,TMhelix_241_263,Outside_264_278) encodes MIGRHAQLNLYKELVSRFSRHQIPSLAAELAYFFLLSLFPFLIFLITLMGYLPLSTDALLDFIRQYAPGNSMKLIEENVRQVIDTQNGKLLSFSIIASLWSASNGINAIVRALNRAYDVMENRHFLIARGMAIILTFAMIFVIVVALLLPVFGREIGLLISTAFGFSNLFLSIWNTMRWLLSAIILLIVFTGLYVMAPNQRLQLFEVYPGALFATVGWIVVSLAFSYYVARFGQFSVTYGSLGGVIVLLIWFYLSAIIIILGGEINAIIYHRYHHPPS; translated from the coding sequence ATGATAGGCCGGCACGCCCAACTGAATCTGTATAAAGAACTAGTAAGCCGGTTTTCACGGCATCAAATTCCAAGTTTAGCTGCAGAATTAGCGTATTTCTTTTTATTGTCTTTATTTCCTTTTTTAATCTTTCTGATCACATTGATGGGTTATCTGCCTCTTTCCACTGATGCTCTATTAGATTTTATTCGTCAATATGCCCCTGGGAATTCTATGAAATTAATTGAGGAAAATGTAAGACAAGTGATTGATACGCAAAATGGGAAGTTGTTATCATTCAGTATCATTGCTTCTTTATGGTCTGCATCCAATGGGATTAATGCCATTGTTAGGGCGCTTAACCGTGCGTATGATGTAATGGAAAATCGCCATTTTCTCATTGCGCGAGGAATGGCCATCATTTTAACATTTGCTATGATTTTTGTGATTGTCGTCGCCTTGTTGCTTCCTGTGTTTGGCCGGGAAATAGGGTTATTGATTTCTACTGCTTTCGGTTTTTCTAATCTGTTTTTATCGATTTGGAATACGATGCGCTGGCTGCTTAGCGCAATCATTTTATTAATTGTATTTACAGGACTTTATGTGATGGCTCCAAATCAACGATTACAGCTATTCGAAGTATATCCAGGAGCCCTTTTTGCAACAGTTGGGTGGATTGTCGTGTCATTAGCCTTTTCATATTATGTCGCAAGATTTGGACAATTCAGTGTGACATATGGAAGTCTTGGTGGGGTTATTGTTTTGTTAATATGGTTTTACTTATCAGCTATCATCATTATTTTAGGAGGCGAAATTAACGCCATTATCTATCATCGTTACCATCATCCTCCTTCATAG
- a CDS encoding Ca2+:H+ antiporter (product_source=KO:K07300; cog=COG0387; ko=KO:K07300; pfam=PF01699; tigrfam=TIGR00378; transmembrane_helix_parts=Inside_1_4,TMhelix_5_24,Outside_25_27,TMhelix_28_46,Inside_47_58,TMhelix_59_81,Outside_82_90,TMhelix_91_113,Inside_114_125,TMhelix_126_148,Outside_149_157,TMhelix_158_180,Inside_181_200,TMhelix_201_220,Outside_221_234,TMhelix_235_254,Inside_255_274,TMhelix_275_297,Outside_298_301,TMhelix_302_324,Inside_325_330,TMhelix_331_350,Outside_351_351) encodes MFSRIFFLLVVIGMPLSIIGSVFHWTPLLMFVIYCLTIIALASYMGRATESLAIVTGPRIGGLLNATFGNAVELIISIFALKAGLIEVVLASLTGSVLGNLLLVAGLSFFIGGLKYKRQSFNVYDARHNAGLLTFAVIVAFVIPEVFSQTMNDERTLVLSVGISIILISLYLAALLFKLVTHRGVYQRKDETIDEHENPEWSGKLATTILFISTLAVAYVSENLVHTFEIVAERLGWSELFIGVIIVAIVGNAAEHASAVIMAYKNKMDVAVEIAVGSTLQIAMFVAPILVIISLMFAEKMPLVFTLPELIAMATAVLLTIVISNDGDTNWFEGATLLAAYIIMGIGFYLL; translated from the coding sequence GTGTTTAGTCGAATATTTTTTCTCCTTGTTGTAATTGGTATGCCTCTTTCGATTATTGGAAGTGTTTTTCATTGGACACCTCTTTTAATGTTTGTCATCTACTGTTTGACTATTATTGCCTTGGCAAGCTACATGGGTAGAGCGACCGAAAGTTTAGCCATTGTCACTGGACCACGTATAGGAGGTCTTTTAAATGCGACATTTGGAAATGCGGTTGAACTAATTATTTCTATCTTTGCATTGAAAGCTGGGCTCATTGAAGTTGTTTTAGCATCCCTAACTGGCTCTGTATTAGGGAACTTATTATTAGTAGCTGGTTTATCGTTTTTTATTGGAGGATTAAAGTATAAACGGCAAAGCTTTAATGTATACGATGCTCGTCATAATGCAGGGCTTTTAACGTTTGCTGTGATTGTTGCGTTCGTGATTCCGGAAGTCTTTTCCCAGACGATGAATGATGAGCGGACACTTGTGTTAAGTGTTGGAATATCCATTATTTTAATTAGTCTTTATTTAGCTGCTTTATTGTTTAAACTTGTCACACATCGTGGGGTTTATCAGCGTAAGGATGAAACGATTGATGAGCATGAAAATCCAGAATGGTCAGGAAAACTAGCTACGACTATATTATTCATTTCGACTCTCGCTGTTGCGTATGTGTCTGAAAACCTTGTCCACACTTTTGAAATCGTTGCTGAAAGGCTGGGGTGGAGTGAACTATTTATTGGGGTTATTATCGTCGCCATTGTCGGAAATGCCGCAGAGCATGCATCTGCTGTGATCATGGCCTATAAAAATAAAATGGACGTTGCTGTTGAAATCGCGGTAGGTTCTACATTGCAAATTGCGATGTTTGTAGCGCCGATTTTAGTAATCATTTCGCTTATGTTTGCCGAAAAAATGCCGCTTGTTTTTACACTACCAGAACTGATCGCTATGGCTACAGCTGTGTTATTAACAATCGTCATCTCAAACGATGGCGATACAAACTGGTTCGAAGGGGCTACTTTGCTTGCTGCCTATATAATTATGGGAATTGGATTTTATTTACTCTGA
- a CDS encoding hypothetical protein (product_source=Hypo-rule applied; cath_funfam=2.30.29.30; superfamily=69705) codes for MMSRQERKNMIDFIAKMKEIDRETLMYMTDADIEHIYSSTYHSYMEMNE; via the coding sequence ATGATGAGCCGTCAAGAACGAAAAAATATGATTGATTTTATTGCCAAGATGAAAGAGATTGATCGTGAAACTTTAATGTATATGACAGATGCCGATATTGAACACATTTATTCTTCAACTTATCATTCCTACATGGAAATGAATGAATAG
- a CDS encoding cytosine permease (product_source=KO:K10974; cog=COG1457; ko=KO:K10974; pfam=PF02133; transmembrane_helix_parts=Outside_1_29,TMhelix_30_52,Inside_53_58,TMhelix_59_81,Outside_82_95,TMhelix_96_118,Inside_119_138,TMhelix_139_161,Outside_162_170,TMhelix_171_193,Inside_194_205,TMhelix_206_225,Outside_226_239,TMhelix_240_262,Inside_263_268,TMhelix_269_291,Outside_292_313,TMhelix_314_336,Inside_337_342,TMhelix_343_365,Outside_366_374,TMhelix_375_394,Inside_395_395,TMhelix_396_418,Outside_419_443), whose protein sequence is MEMNNKSTMGKDEALSPVPLNERQHWLTPAIIFGGLEFTIPVLMVGASLVGGFSLTEILWIIIIAMVLFQWPGNFIQGYIGAKTGRSSSVIAKSSFGAIQARFIVGLTIFIVSMGWWALQTAVAGNAISAMFGIDYKSEWLAWALITIMAGLLFALPAIIGYSSMKWTDYIAVPAGLLLIAGGIYLSLKNIGWETISNWDPEPNMTFLAAVSLVIGVNVSQWVIASDYTRYAKPKIKDNLLIPLGIIAVGIPLFYVGSIMSVGVGEADIVTVMLNMGFPVWGFLILWFATWTSQLINNYSMGLALSNMLNVNSGNGRALLTLGGTIIAIIIALAGILDYFTDFLYMTALVYPSIAGVMMSDFFLIRKQQWVENKGWNWMATIALVVGTFTGYLTQYVYPFGLPAIQSLIISGIVYFIAMKVKASVAPDEFTKIQSGEDVRSVV, encoded by the coding sequence GTGGAAATGAATAACAAATCAACAATGGGAAAAGATGAGGCATTGTCCCCAGTACCTTTAAATGAGAGGCAACACTGGTTAACCCCTGCAATTATTTTTGGAGGACTTGAATTTACTATTCCGGTTTTAATGGTTGGTGCATCACTTGTCGGAGGATTTTCATTAACTGAAATTTTGTGGATCATAATTATTGCCATGGTTTTATTCCAATGGCCAGGTAACTTTATTCAAGGATATATAGGTGCTAAAACAGGTAGATCTTCATCAGTTATTGCAAAATCTAGCTTTGGGGCAATTCAAGCAAGGTTTATTGTTGGACTAACTATTTTCATCGTGTCGATGGGTTGGTGGGCTCTTCAGACGGCAGTTGCGGGAAATGCTATTTCAGCAATGTTTGGAATTGATTATAAAAGCGAATGGCTCGCATGGGCATTGATAACTATTATGGCTGGGTTGCTTTTTGCTCTTCCAGCAATTATAGGCTACTCATCAATGAAATGGACCGATTATATTGCTGTACCAGCAGGCCTTCTATTAATAGCTGGTGGAATCTATTTGTCACTAAAAAACATAGGATGGGAAACAATCTCTAATTGGGATCCTGAACCTAATATGACTTTTTTAGCAGCAGTCAGTCTAGTTATTGGTGTTAATGTGTCTCAATGGGTTATAGCTTCTGATTACACTAGATATGCCAAGCCAAAAATAAAAGATAACTTACTAATACCTTTAGGAATAATTGCTGTAGGGATCCCTCTGTTTTATGTTGGTTCTATTATGTCTGTTGGAGTTGGAGAAGCAGATATTGTAACGGTTATGTTAAACATGGGTTTCCCAGTTTGGGGGTTTTTGATCCTATGGTTTGCAACTTGGACTAGTCAACTTATTAATAATTACAGCATGGGCTTAGCACTTAGTAATATGCTAAACGTAAACTCAGGTAACGGCCGTGCTTTATTGACTTTAGGAGGAACAATTATTGCTATTATCATCGCACTTGCAGGGATTTTAGATTATTTTACCGATTTTCTTTATATGACTGCTTTAGTTTATCCTTCCATTGCTGGTGTCATGATGAGTGATTTCTTCTTGATACGTAAGCAGCAATGGGTTGAAAATAAAGGTTGGAATTGGATGGCTACTATAGCATTAGTGGTAGGAACCTTTACTGGATACCTTACACAGTATGTGTACCCATTTGGATTACCTGCAATTCAGTCATTAATAATTTCAGGCATTGTGTATTTCATTGCCATGAAGGTTAAAGCTTCCGTTGCACCAGATGAATTTACTAAAATCCAAAGTGGTGAAGATGTACGAAGTGTTGTCTGA
- a CDS encoding hypothetical protein (product_source=Hypo-rule applied) has protein sequence MSKQSKKGGHHNKQSSKSKPKHKTSSSANGQNGYH, from the coding sequence TTGTCTAAACAATCCAAAAAAGGTGGACATCATAATAAGCAAAGCTCAAAAAGCAAACCGAAACATAAAACGAGCAGCAGTGCAAACGGCCAAAATGGTTATCATTAA
- a CDS encoding mannose-6-phosphate isomerase-like protein (cupin superfamily) (product_source=COG0662; cath_funfam=2.60.120.10; cog=COG0662; pfam=PF07883; superfamily=51182) yields MEIVTVNEIKEQDRNDVTMKTLFDKSVVDGGRTVFGIVSIPPGVRIPLQGTASHLEDEYGLVIKGSILTMSGGKEYRVEAGQATFIPRDEEHWAYNDGQEDCEIVWALVSR; encoded by the coding sequence TTGGAAATTGTAACAGTAAATGAAATTAAGGAACAGGATCGAAACGATGTAACCATGAAAACCCTATTTGATAAATCAGTAGTTGATGGAGGACGGACTGTTTTTGGGATAGTTTCTATTCCCCCAGGTGTGCGAATACCATTGCAAGGCACAGCTTCCCATCTAGAAGACGAATATGGGTTAGTAATAAAAGGCTCTATACTAACGATGAGTGGTGGAAAAGAATATAGAGTCGAGGCAGGACAAGCAACGTTTATTCCACGTGATGAAGAACATTGGGCATATAATGATGGGCAAGAAGACTGTGAAATAGTTTGGGCTTTAGTTTCTAGATAG